The following coding sequences are from one Clostridioides difficile ATCC 9689 = DSM 1296 window:
- a CDS encoding ABC transporter ATP-binding protein, with protein sequence MKILTVNNLSKVYGKKIIFNALNDINFSIEDGEFVGIMGPSGSGKTTLLNMISTIDKPTTGTMELKGKNPLLLRGEELALFRRRELGFVFQDFNLLDTLTIGENIVLPLTLDKVSVKEQDERLNEVSTILGIKDLLGKRTFEVSGGQAQRTAIARALINNPSILLADEPTGNLDSKSSKVVMELFQKINKENKVTTMMVTHDPLAASYCSRILFIKDGYIYNEIYKGSSREQFYQEIMDVLTLLGGDN encoded by the coding sequence ATGAAAATTTTAACTGTAAATAATTTAAGTAAAGTATATGGTAAAAAAATAATTTTCAACGCATTAAATGACATAAATTTTAGTATAGAAGATGGAGAATTTGTAGGAATTATGGGTCCATCTGGTAGTGGAAAAACTACTCTTTTAAATATGATTTCTACTATTGACAAGCCAACTACAGGAACTATGGAATTAAAGGGCAAGAATCCTTTATTGTTAAGAGGTGAGGAACTTGCATTATTTAGAAGAAGAGAGTTAGGTTTTGTATTTCAGGATTTTAATTTATTGGATACATTAACTATAGGAGAAAATATAGTATTGCCATTGACATTAGATAAGGTCAGTGTAAAAGAGCAAGATGAGAGATTGAATGAAGTATCTACAATATTAGGTATAAAAGATTTATTAGGAAAAAGAACTTTTGAAGTATCAGGTGGTCAAGCTCAGAGGACTGCTATTGCTAGAGCATTGATTAACAATCCATCAATACTTTTAGCAGATGAACCAACAGGTAATTTAGATTCAAAGTCATCAAAGGTTGTAATGGAGCTATTTCAAAAGATAAATAAAGAAAATAAAGTTACTACTATGATGGTAACTCATGACCCATTAGCAGCGAGCTACTGTAGTAGAATCTTATTCATAAAAGATGGGTATATATATAATGAAATATATAAGGGTAGTAGTAGAGAGCAGTTTTATCAAGAGATAATGGATGTACTTACATTATTGGGAGGCGATAACTAA
- a CDS encoding undecaprenyl-diphosphate phosphatase has protein sequence MSLDVIFILKSVIIAIVEGLTEFIPVSSTGHMILVGNLIDFKGQFAEMFEVVIQLGAILAVVVLYWKKIKDSVIEFFKFIFTGGKEGKIGFRFGMNVIIGCIPFAIIGVLFYDNIKSLFNLQSVIIGFIVGGILLLVVETLFRKKNHSTDNIDKITPIQVLKVGTLQVLSAWPGMSRSASTIMGGWIAGLNSPTAAEFSFFLAVPAMVASSGKDLFEFDYSIMTPTLWIALVVGFIVAFIVSIIVMEKFVNFLKKKPMRVFAVYRIIMGVVLAVLAFTNIISV, from the coding sequence ATGAGTTTAGATGTTATTTTTATATTGAAATCAGTCATAATAGCTATAGTAGAGGGGCTTACAGAATTTATTCCAGTTTCATCTACAGGTCATATGATTTTGGTTGGTAATTTAATAGATTTTAAGGGGCAATTTGCTGAAATGTTTGAGGTTGTAATACAACTTGGGGCTATATTAGCAGTAGTAGTACTTTATTGGAAAAAGATAAAAGATAGCGTTATAGAATTTTTTAAATTTATATTTACTGGCGGAAAAGAAGGAAAGATTGGTTTTAGATTTGGAATGAATGTAATTATAGGTTGTATACCATTTGCGATTATAGGAGTTCTATTTTACGATAATATAAAATCATTGTTTAATTTACAATCTGTAATTATAGGATTTATAGTGGGTGGGATTTTATTATTAGTAGTAGAAACTTTGTTTAGAAAAAAGAATCATTCCACAGATAATATAGATAAAATTACTCCAATACAAGTTTTAAAGGTTGGGACATTACAAGTTTTGTCTGCATGGCCAGGTATGTCAAGGAGTGCATCTACTATTATGGGTGGATGGATAGCAGGACTTAATTCTCCTACAGCAGCTGAGTTTTCTTTCTTTTTAGCAGTACCAGCTATGGTGGCTTCTTCAGGAAAAGATTTATTTGAATTTGATTATTCAATAATGACACCAACATTGTGGATTGCTTTGGTAGTTGGGTTTATAGTAGCTTTTATTGTATCAATAATAGTTATGGAAAAATTCGTGAATTTTTTAAAGAAAAAACCAATGAGAGTGTTTGCTGTATACAGAATAATCATGGGTGTAGTACTTGCAGTATTAGCTTTTACTAACATAATTAGTGTATAG
- a CDS encoding HAMP domain-containing histidine kinase, whose protein sequence is MYLGSSFLGRNISVILKQQHKLYQSMIQEHKKIHSEHLTFINQWIHQMKTPISVISLQLQDYEGEEVTENIRKEIDRLNKGLDMAMHFARADNFQKDFIVEKAKLNEIVSSIVNEEKRLFIKSGMIPKIQVDKFTYVYTDVKWMKFIIGQLITNGVKYSKDYSNYLTIKSEENNKYVILSIIDEGIGIVSKDLKRVFDPFFTGENGRKFGESTGMGLYLVKKVCDDLGHKVSIKSEVGKGTEVSIYFNKDVNSLIKV, encoded by the coding sequence TTGTATTTAGGAAGCTCATTCTTGGGGAGAAATATATCAGTTATTTTAAAACAACAACATAAATTGTATCAATCAATGATACAAGAGCATAAAAAGATACATAGTGAACATTTAACTTTCATCAACCAATGGATTCATCAGATGAAAACACCAATATCAGTTATAAGCCTTCAGCTTCAAGATTATGAGGGAGAAGAAGTAACTGAAAATATAAGAAAAGAAATAGATAGATTAAATAAAGGGTTAGATATGGCTATGCATTTTGCAAGGGCAGATAATTTTCAGAAAGACTTTATAGTTGAAAAAGCCAAATTAAATGAAATTGTATCTAGTATTGTAAATGAAGAAAAAAGGTTATTTATAAAAAGTGGAATGATTCCTAAGATTCAAGTAGACAAATTTACTTATGTTTATACAGATGTAAAATGGATGAAATTTATAATAGGTCAATTAATTACAAATGGAGTGAAATATTCTAAAGATTATAGTAACTACCTAACTATAAAATCTGAAGAAAATAATAAATATGTAATTTTAAGTATAATAGATGAAGGAATTGGAATTGTTTCTAAAGATTTAAAAAGGGTATTTGACCCATTTTTTACAGGAGAAAATGGTCGTAAGTTTGGAGAATCTACAGGTATGGGTCTTTATCTAGTAAAAAAGGTATGTGATGATTTAGGTCATAAAGTAAGTATAAAATCAGAAGTAGGAAAAGGTACAGAAGTTTCAATCTACTTTAATAAAGATGTAAATAGTTTAATAAAGGTGTAA
- a CDS encoding response regulator transcription factor — translation MSYKVYIVEDDISISTLLKDYIEKYGFEVIVEENFDDIMITFESFKPHLVLLDVNLPKFDGFYWCRCIRQQSNLPIIFISARDGNVDQIRALESGADDYITKPFYYDVVMAKIKSHIRRVYGEYSPKIDERIVELDGLKFYPERLELELNGENLIITKKEGILIECLIKRYPKVVSRDYLLEKIWDDIEFVEENTLNVNVSRIRKRFEELGIDNAVQTVRGLGYKLNKNW, via the coding sequence ATGAGTTATAAAGTATATATTGTGGAAGATGATATATCAATAAGTACATTACTTAAAGATTATATTGAGAAATATGGATTTGAAGTGATTGTTGAAGAAAACTTTGATGATATAATGATTACATTTGAAAGTTTTAAGCCACACTTAGTTCTATTAGATGTAAATTTACCTAAATTTGATGGTTTCTACTGGTGTAGATGTATTAGGCAACAGTCGAATTTACCTATAATTTTTATATCAGCTAGAGATGGTAATGTAGACCAAATTAGAGCTTTAGAAAGTGGAGCAGATGATTATATAACAAAACCTTTTTACTATGATGTAGTAATGGCAAAAATAAAGAGTCATATAAGAAGGGTATATGGTGAATATTCACCTAAAATAGACGAAAGAATAGTGGAGCTAGATGGATTAAAGTTTTATCCAGAAAGGTTAGAACTAGAATTAAATGGTGAGAATCTAATTATAACTAAAAAAGAAGGTATACTGATTGAATGTCTTATCAAGAGATACCCAAAAGTAGTAAGTAGAGATTATCTTTTAGAAAAGATATGGGATGATATTGAGTTTGTAGAGGAAAATACTTTAAATGTAAATGTTAGCAGGATAAGGAAAAGATTTGAGGAATTAGGTATAGATAATGCTGTTCAGACTGTCCGAGGGTTAGGATATAAATTAAATAAGAATTGGTAA
- a CDS encoding NrtA/SsuA/CpmA family ABC transporter substrate-binding protein — protein MKLKKLLIGITILTLATASLAGCAKKNNGEKLSEINLTYVKSPLNVPSIIQKQDDLFGKEFKKDNIKVNFHEITTGPEQTQALAAGEIDFLHALGGTSALIAASNGVELKILNTYSRSPKGFMILTNNNSIKSAADLVGKKVAGPKGTILHQVLISALDKEGLSMDDVEFVNMGIPEASAALSDGSVDAALIAGPAALKAMKSGSKLIANGEGLVDGIIVTAVSTDFAEKHPEIVERFMKVEKETLEYVNNNFDEAMEKVAKEVDLSLEETKELYAWYDFSLDITDKDISSLEDTQDFLIKNKLQEKKVNIKELIYNAK, from the coding sequence ATGAAATTAAAAAAGCTATTGATAGGTATAACGATATTAACACTTGCAACAGCATCTTTAGCTGGATGTGCTAAAAAAAATAATGGAGAAAAACTTTCAGAAATAAATTTAACTTATGTAAAATCACCATTAAATGTTCCTTCTATAATTCAGAAACAGGATGATTTATTTGGAAAGGAATTTAAAAAGGATAATATAAAAGTTAACTTCCACGAAATTACTACAGGTCCAGAGCAAACACAAGCTTTAGCTGCTGGAGAAATAGACTTCTTACATGCACTAGGTGGTACATCAGCTTTAATAGCTGCATCTAATGGAGTAGAGTTAAAGATATTAAACACTTATAGCAGGTCACCAAAAGGATTTATGATTTTGACTAATAATAATTCAATAAAATCAGCAGCAGATTTAGTAGGTAAGAAGGTGGCAGGCCCAAAAGGGACTATATTACATCAGGTATTGATTTCAGCACTTGATAAAGAAGGATTAAGTATGGATGATGTGGAATTTGTTAATATGGGTATTCCAGAGGCATCAGCAGCTCTTTCTGATGGCAGCGTAGATGCTGCATTGATTGCTGGTCCAGCAGCTCTTAAAGCTATGAAGTCAGGTAGTAAACTTATAGCAAATGGTGAAGGTTTAGTAGATGGTATAATAGTAACTGCTGTTAGCACAGACTTTGCAGAGAAACATCCAGAAATAGTTGAAAGATTTATGAAGGTTGAAAAGGAAACTTTAGAATATGTAAATAATAATTTTGATGAAGCTATGGAAAAAGTAGCTAAAGAAGTTGATTTAAGTCTTGAAGAAACTAAAGAATTATATGCTTGGTATGATTTTAGTTTAGATATAACAGATAAAGACATATCTTCGCTTGAAGATACACAAGACTTCTTAATAAAAAATAAGTTACAAGAGAAAAAAGTGAACATAAAAGAATTAATCTATAATGCTAAGTAG
- a CDS encoding ABC transporter ATP-binding protein, whose protein sequence is MNNLVCDSGYIIRNLYKSYKVDNEEHVVLSDISLNIDRNHITVILGESGCGKTTLLRAIASLEGINSGEIRFINDNKEYRPNVGFVFQESRLMPWLNVSENIAFHNQRKNTILNKVLRKFKHNKRISSKIINDNFRSLETNDNLNKSNKYNRKSNIDVEKYLKMMNLQKFKNSYPNELSGGMAQRVSIARALSFNPDMLLMDEPFSALDYFTRIDMQNEVIRIHKSTNKGVIFVTHDIDEALKIGKKIVVFTDERKIKEFNIEDGYNRDLTSDYYIKLKKDILMTMKSNKGI, encoded by the coding sequence ATGAATAATTTAGTATGTGACTCTGGATATATAATTAGAAATTTATATAAAAGTTATAAAGTTGACAATGAAGAACATGTAGTTCTTAGTGATATCTCTTTAAACATAGATAGAAACCATATAACAGTAATTTTAGGTGAAAGTGGTTGTGGAAAGACTACCTTGCTTAGAGCAATTGCATCACTTGAAGGTATAAATAGTGGTGAAATTAGGTTTATTAATGATAATAAAGAGTATAGACCTAATGTTGGTTTTGTTTTTCAGGAGAGCAGATTAATGCCTTGGTTAAACGTAAGTGAAAATATAGCTTTTCATAATCAAAGAAAAAATACTATTTTAAACAAGGTGCTTAGAAAATTTAAACACAATAAAAGAATTAGCAGTAAAATTATAAATGATAATTTTAGAAGCTTAGAAACAAATGATAATTTGAACAAATCAAATAAATATAATAGGAAAAGTAATATTGATGTAGAAAAATATCTTAAGATGATGAACTTGCAGAAATTTAAAAACTCTTATCCAAATGAATTGTCAGGAGGTATGGCACAGAGAGTAAGCATAGCTAGAGCTCTTTCTTTCAATCCAGATATGTTGCTTATGGACGAGCCTTTTTCGGCATTAGATTATTTTACAAGGATTGATATGCAAAATGAAGTTATAAGAATACATAAGTCAACTAATAAAGGCGTGATATTTGTAACTCATGATATTGATGAAGCGTTAAAGATAGGCAAGAAAATAGTTGTTTTCACAGACGAAAGAAAAATAAAAGAATTTAATATAGAAGATGGTTATAATAGAGATTTAACTTCAGATTACTATATTAAATTAAAAAAAGATATTTTAATGACAATGAAATCAAATAAAGGCATTTAA
- a CDS encoding ABC transporter permease → MVNKFNNKFLRLVKSVLIFFIILLLWKITNYLGIWSDYILPSPEKVYSTFLNMISDGSIFINVYASMKRVLIGFAISTAIGVPLGIFFGIYSGVYEYFKSLINFLRNTPPLALIPMLILWFGIGEESKIIIIVLASFFPIFTSTLKGIKNCDSKLIEVGRVFEFSKLQIIFKIIIPNAILDIAVGLKLALGYSFRAIIGAELVAASSGLGYLISDGKEMSRTDVVIVGIIVIGLLGIITDYIFSIIVKKVSKGKMVEAYE, encoded by the coding sequence ATGGTCAATAAATTTAATAATAAGTTTTTAAGGCTAGTAAAGAGTGTTCTGATATTTTTTATAATTCTTTTATTATGGAAAATTACAAATTATCTTGGTATTTGGAGTGATTATATATTACCATCACCCGAAAAGGTATATAGTACATTTTTAAATATGATAAGTGATGGTTCAATATTTATTAATGTATATGCAAGTATGAAAAGAGTTTTGATAGGTTTTGCAATAAGTACTGCTATAGGTGTGCCTTTAGGGATATTCTTTGGAATTTATAGTGGAGTATATGAATACTTTAAATCTCTAATAAATTTTTTAAGGAATACACCTCCCCTTGCTTTAATACCAATGCTTATATTATGGTTTGGTATAGGAGAGGAATCAAAAATTATAATTATAGTTTTAGCATCCTTTTTCCCAATCTTTACAAGCACATTGAAAGGGATTAAAAATTGTGACTCAAAACTGATTGAAGTGGGTAGAGTATTTGAGTTTTCAAAGCTTCAGATAATATTTAAAATAATAATACCAAATGCCATTCTTGATATTGCTGTTGGGTTAAAGTTAGCTCTTGGATATAGCTTTAGAGCAATTATTGGGGCAGAACTTGTAGCAGCTTCATCTGGTCTTGGATACTTGATATCTGATGGAAAAGAAATGTCTAGAACAGATGTTGTTATTGTAGGTATAATCGTAATTGGACTTTTAGGAATAATTACAGATTACATATTTTCGATTATTGTGAAGAAGGTAAGTAAGGGAAAGATGGTGGAAGCATATGAATAA
- a CDS encoding GyrI-like domain-containing protein, whose product MKYEWRKRDKELYLPKKNPVIVEIPEQKFIMLKGSGDPNSKEFTEAIGVLYSLAYAIKTMPKKGIVPEGYFDYTVFPLEGIWDKGEKSKGLDVLIKEDLIYTIMIRQPDFVTQDLLDKATDIVKKKKPHNLLEKVRFGSINEGLCVQMLHIGSYDNEPESFDIMNEFCKKNKLIRKSYTHREIYISDARKVSPESLKTVLRFEVEREV is encoded by the coding sequence ATGAAATATGAATGGAGAAAAAGAGATAAAGAGTTATATTTACCTAAAAAGAATCCTGTAATAGTTGAAATACCAGAACAGAAATTTATCATGTTAAAAGGGAGTGGAGACCCAAATTCTAAAGAATTTACTGAAGCAATAGGAGTACTTTATTCTTTGGCATATGCAATAAAAACCATGCCTAAAAAAGGAATTGTACCAGAAGGGTATTTTGACTATACGGTTTTTCCTTTAGAAGGTATATGGGATAAGGGAGAAAAAAGTAAAGGCTTAGATGTACTTATTAAAGAAGATTTAATTTACACTATAATGATACGTCAGCCAGATTTTGTTACACAAGACCTGTTGGATAAAGCTACTGATATAGTAAAGAAGAAAAAACCTCATAATCTTCTTGAAAAAGTTAGATTTGGGTCTATTAATGAAGGGCTATGTGTTCAAATGCTTCATATAGGTTCATATGATAATGAACCAGAAAGCTTTGACATTATGAACGAATTTTGCAAAAAAAATAAACTTATAAGAAAATCTTACACACATCGTGAAATTTATATAAGTGATGCTAGAAAAGTATCGCCTGAATCATTGAAGACGGTTTTACGTTTTGAAGTAGAAAGGGAAGTATAA
- the nrdF gene encoding class 1b ribonucleoside-diphosphate reductase subunit beta: protein MTFNLHKIHNAVNWNREEDGFTQAFWEQNVKQFWLPEEISVSKDIKVWNELSNKEKELYKKVLGGLTLLDTKQGNNGIPSMMSLTENLQRKAVLSFMGTMEEIHAKSYSSIFMTLLSNLEIDELFEWIETEPTLQRKADLVLAQYENTTNQEGLYLSMVTSVFLESFLFYSGFFYPLYLSGQGKMVASGEIISLILRDESLHGKYIGLLAQEIYDSFDKMDKEMLEEKMYSILYSLMENEIEYTNVIYRESGLEKEVVNFLKYNANRALENLGFEKLYTVDAINPIVLNGLSTETKTHDFFSTKGNGYQKGVYEELEDEDFII from the coding sequence ATGACATTTAATTTACATAAAATACATAATGCAGTTAACTGGAATAGAGAAGAAGATGGATTTACACAAGCTTTTTGGGAACAAAATGTAAAACAATTTTGGCTTCCTGAAGAAATATCTGTTTCTAAAGACATAAAGGTATGGAATGAACTAAGTAATAAAGAAAAGGAATTATATAAAAAAGTATTGGGTGGTTTAACATTACTGGATACAAAACAGGGAAATAATGGAATACCATCTATGATGAGTTTAACAGAAAACCTACAAAGAAAAGCTGTCTTGTCTTTTATGGGGACTATGGAAGAAATACATGCAAAAAGTTATTCTTCTATATTTATGACTCTACTTTCTAATTTAGAAATAGATGAATTATTTGAATGGATAGAAACAGAACCAACATTACAAAGAAAGGCTGATTTAGTTTTAGCTCAATACGAAAATACTACAAATCAAGAGGGATTATACCTATCAATGGTTACAAGTGTATTTTTAGAGAGTTTCTTGTTTTATTCAGGATTCTTTTATCCATTGTATCTATCTGGTCAAGGAAAGATGGTAGCTAGTGGAGAAATAATATCGCTTATTCTTAGAGATGAGTCTTTACATGGTAAGTATATAGGATTGCTAGCACAAGAAATATACGATTCATTTGATAAAATGGATAAGGAGATGTTAGAAGAGAAGATGTATTCTATACTTTATAGCCTTATGGAGAATGAGATAGAGTATACAAATGTTATATACAGAGAAAGTGGGCTTGAAAAAGAGGTTGTAAACTTTTTAAAATACAATGCGAATAGAGCTTTAGAAAATCTAGGGTTTGAGAAGCTATATACTGTAGATGCTATAAATCCAATTGTATTAAATGGTCTTAGCACTGAAACCAAAACACATGATTTCTTTTCAACTAAGGGTAATGGATACCAAAAAGGAGTGTATGAGGAATTAGAGGATGAAGATTTTATAATATAA
- the nrdE gene encoding class 1b ribonucleoside-diphosphate reductase subunit alpha, translated as MNWIELNNQVIIKNEQGKYQLEKDKEALSSYIEAFIQPKLRKFNNLEERLKYLIDEGYYSKEVINQYSIDVIKNIYDMIDKHKFEFQSYMSANKFYQNYALKSNDGKEILETYNDKVLIVALTLGNGDKDLALNLADKIVKQEFQPATPTFLNAGRKRAGEMVSCFLLSVEDSTEGISYAISSSNHLSKIGGGVALNLSKLRASGESIKDIEGAAGGVVGVAKMLEQSFSYFNQMGARQGSGAVYLTVFHPDFELLMDTKKINADEKIRLATLSLGAIIPDKFMELAEKNEVAYAFYPHTVYKKYGVSLDEIEMDEWYDKLVNDSDIRKKEINPRQMLTKIAQMQQESGYPYVVYIDTANREHTLKDVGIIKMSNLCCEIFQYQTPSEIEGYGGKNEWGQDISCNLGSLNIANVMDNKTIESTVETAIRALSFVADSTDIKPVPTVSNSNSKSHSIGLGAMNLHGYLVRENILYTSDDAIDFSNVFFAMVRYYSIKASMKIAIERNQTFEGFDKSEYVKGRNSKVLSKYYEQSYLPKSEKVRALFEGIYIPTKEDWTKLLDEVKEKGIYNAYLMAVAPTQSISYVQNATSSIMPITEPVEVRTYGDSTTIYPMPFLTNDNMLYYQSAYRMDMRKVIDLVATVQNHVDQGISTTLFVTDEKTTRDIARHYIYAYKKGLKSLYYTRTKMTRDTHECLVCSV; from the coding sequence ATGAATTGGATAGAGCTTAACAATCAAGTGATAATTAAAAATGAACAAGGCAAGTACCAATTGGAAAAGGATAAGGAAGCCTTAAGTAGTTACATAGAAGCATTTATACAGCCAAAGTTGAGAAAATTTAATAACCTAGAAGAAAGATTGAAGTATTTAATAGATGAAGGTTATTATTCAAAAGAAGTAATAAATCAGTATAGCATAGATGTTATTAAAAATATATATGATATGATTGATAAACATAAGTTTGAATTTCAATCATATATGAGTGCAAATAAGTTTTATCAAAATTATGCATTAAAGAGCAATGATGGAAAGGAAATATTAGAAACATATAATGATAAAGTGTTAATTGTAGCTTTGACACTAGGAAATGGCGATAAAGATTTAGCTTTAAACTTGGCAGATAAAATAGTAAAACAAGAATTTCAACCAGCTACACCTACTTTTTTAAATGCTGGAAGAAAAAGGGCTGGAGAAATGGTATCATGTTTTTTACTATCTGTAGAAGATAGTACAGAAGGTATATCGTATGCTATATCTTCATCAAATCACTTATCAAAGATTGGTGGAGGAGTTGCACTAAATTTATCTAAACTTAGAGCATCTGGCGAATCTATCAAAGATATAGAAGGTGCAGCTGGAGGTGTTGTTGGAGTAGCTAAAATGTTAGAACAATCATTTAGTTACTTTAATCAAATGGGAGCTAGACAAGGTTCTGGTGCGGTGTACCTTACTGTATTCCATCCTGATTTTGAATTGTTGATGGATACTAAAAAGATAAATGCAGATGAAAAAATAAGGCTTGCTACATTATCATTAGGAGCTATAATACCAGATAAATTTATGGAGTTGGCAGAAAAAAATGAAGTAGCATATGCATTTTATCCTCATACTGTGTATAAGAAATATGGAGTTTCTCTTGATGAGATAGAAATGGATGAGTGGTATGATAAATTGGTTAATGATAGTGATATAAGAAAAAAAGAAATAAATCCTAGGCAGATGTTGACAAAAATAGCACAGATGCAACAAGAAAGTGGATATCCATATGTAGTGTACATAGATACAGCTAATAGAGAACATACATTAAAAGATGTTGGAATTATTAAAATGTCTAACTTATGTTGTGAGATATTTCAATATCAAACACCTTCAGAAATAGAGGGATATGGAGGAAAAAATGAATGGGGACAAGATATAAGTTGTAACCTAGGTTCTTTAAACATAGCCAATGTAATGGATAATAAAACTATAGAAAGTACAGTTGAAACAGCAATAAGAGCACTGTCATTTGTAGCAGATAGCACAGATATAAAACCAGTGCCAACGGTAAGCAATAGTAACAGCAAGTCTCATTCTATAGGATTAGGAGCTATGAATTTACATGGATACTTAGTAAGAGAAAATATTTTATATACTTCAGATGATGCTATAGATTTTTCTAATGTATTTTTTGCAATGGTTAGATACTATTCAATTAAAGCTTCTATGAAAATAGCTATAGAAAGAAATCAAACTTTTGAAGGATTTGATAAATCAGAATATGTTAAGGGAAGAAATAGCAAGGTTTTATCAAAATACTATGAACAATCTTATCTACCTAAGTCAGAAAAGGTAAGAGCATTATTTGAAGGGATTTATATACCAACAAAAGAAGACTGGACAAAATTATTGGATGAGGTAAAAGAAAAAGGGATATATAATGCATATTTAATGGCAGTAGCACCAACTCAAAGCATTAGTTATGTTCAAAATGCTACATCAAGTATAATGCCAATTACTGAGCCAGTAGAAGTAAGAACATATGGAGACTCTACTACAATATATCCAATGCCATTTTTAACAAATGATAATATGTTGTATTATCAATCAGCATACAGGATGGATATGAGAAAGGTCATAGATTTAGTGGCAACAGTTCAAAACCATGTTGACCAAGGTATATCAACAACACTGTTTGTTACAGATGAAAAGACAACTAGAGATATAGCTAGACATTACATATATGCCTATAAAAAAGGTTTGAAAAGTTTATATTACACAAGAACAAAGATGACAAGAGATACTCATGAGTGTCTAGTGTGTTCAGTATAG
- a CDS encoding pentapeptide repeat-containing protein, with translation MKTISKQELEKTLEKHYLWLKNNNAGEKADLKELRLENMDLRGYCLSNIDFSWSDLINLNLEKADLENSIFNNSYLSDCSLKNSILKNADLSGASFRFCDLSNSDIRGANLENSNLEHATLNGVISDESTRFFKLYCPETGAFIGYKKCFNFRMVQLLIPSDAKRVSATSNACRCDKAKVLSITSIDGKESFKSARAYADENFIYRVGETIVAEDFNENRWKESTTGIHFFLTREEAIGYL, from the coding sequence ATGAAAACTATTTCTAAACAAGAATTAGAAAAAACACTTGAGAAACATTATTTATGGCTTAAAAACAATAATGCTGGAGAAAAGGCAGATTTAAAAGAATTAAGATTAGAAAATATGGACTTAAGAGGATACTGCTTAAGTAATATTGACTTTTCGTGGTCTGACCTTATCAATTTAAATTTAGAAAAAGCAGATTTAGAAAACTCTATTTTTAATAATTCTTATCTTTCGGATTGTTCATTAAAAAATTCTATATTAAAAAATGCAGACTTAAGTGGTGCAAGTTTTAGATTTTGTGACTTATCTAACTCAGATATTAGAGGAGCTAATTTAGAAAATTCAAATTTAGAACATGCTACTTTAAATGGAGTAATATCAGATGAAAGTACCCGTTTTTTTAAATTGTATTGTCCTGAAACAGGAGCATTTATAGGCTATAAAAAATGTTTTAATTTTAGAATGGTACAATTATTAATACCCAGCGACGCAAAAAGAGTGTCTGCTACATCAAACGCTTGTAGATGTGATAAGGCAAAAGTACTGTCAATTACTAGTATAGATGGTAAAGAATCTTTTAAAAGTGCTCGTGCATATGCTGATGAAAATTTTATATATAGAGTAGGAGAAACGATTGTAGCTGAAGATTTTAATGAAAATAGATGGAAAGAATCGACTACAGGGATTCACTTTTTTTTAACTAGAGAGGAAGCTATTGGTTATCTATAA